AATAAGCCAGAGAAATGATTACCGGAGTAAAAAGAAACCGTGGAAATTCAGCTATCTTGCAGGATGATAGATTACGATATTTCTGAAAGAAATTTCAGATAGGCTTTTTCCTGAATTCCGGGCACTCTCCTGTTTTTTTTACTGGCTCTCACTACTTCCGGGCTTCCTGACACTTATATTTATCCGGCTCAGTATCCATATTCATCTGATGCTTCTTTTAAGCCAGCGTATTCACCTATAATGGGAATATGTTCCCCGCACTTTGGACAGGTCTTCTCAGGTGTAATATCATACTTCTCGATCGCAAATAAGCCCCGGGCAATTAGCAGTTTTCCGCAATTCGGGCAGAAGGTATTGTTTCTCTCACTGCCAGGCACATTGCCCATGTAAACATATTTAAGCCCTTCCTCAGTTGCGATTTTACAGGCTTCTTGCATAGTTTTTATAGGTGTGGGGGAGACGTTCTGCATCTTGTACTGCGGGTGGAAACGTGTAAAATGCAGGGGGGTCTCAGGTCCCAGGTTTTTGTAGACCCATTTTGAGAGCTCCCTGAGTTCATCAAGGGAATCGTTTGCACCCGGTATGATCAGGGTTGTAATCTCTACATGTATGCCGAGCTGTTTTGCAAGGACTGAAGCCTCAAGCACAGGAGCCAGTTTTGCGCTGGCGACATTGTGGTAAAATTTTTCATTAAAAGCTTTAATGTCGATATTTGCGGCATCCAGATAAGGCGCAATATGTTTTAGGGCATCAGGCGTCATGTACCCGTTTGTCACATAAATTGTTGCAAGCCCTGCGTCCTTTGCCAGTTTTGCACACTCGTAAGTGTACTCGTGCCAGATCGTGGGTTCGTTATAGGTCCAGGCAATTGAACTTGAACGTGAGAGAAGCGCCCTTTCAATCAGCTCACCAGGAAGGATATCCATTGTATAAGCTTCTTCTAGGCAAGCCTGGGAAATTGCCCAGTTCTGGCAGTGCTTGCAGCGGAAATTGCATCCTATCGACCCTACTGAGTAAGCATAAGATCCCGGATAAAAGTGATAAAGAGGTTTCTTTTCTATAGGGTCAACGGCTTCGCTTGAGACTGTCCCGTAAATAAGCGTATATAATTGTCCGTCCCTGTTTTCCCTGACCCCACAAAAGCCCCTTTTCCCCGGAGGAATTTTACAACTCTGGGCGCAGAGATTACAATGTACTTTGTTGTCCCCGATTTTCTCGTAAAGCATGGCATCTTTTATCACATCGATCCCCATCTAGAAATTGTTTTTTTGTATAATAACGGTTGCTGTTATTATATTTCCCTCTGTTCTAGAAGCAAGTGAAATACTCTTTTCTGTTACTAGAAAATTGAAATTGCCAGAAAGACGAGGGAAAAATACAGCATGCTCAAGGATTTTCTCATGCACTTCGGGCTTGATGAAACACCGCAGAAGAAGATGCCTGCAAAATTGAGCATATCCTTAATCCAAAAACAGCACGTACATTGGAAAAATTTATAGAATTTATGGATAAGGAAGAAGAATCTAAAATCTGGATAGATCATTTCAGATATTTTGTTATTTTTTATGTACTCTTGTTTAAACTGACACTTTAAATGGAAAATTCAGAGCAAGAAAATAATTTAAAAAAGGAATTTAGAAAGACGCGTCTACGTAATCGACCGGTCTTTTAAAAACAGCTGTTATCATACCGTTTTCATCAATTTCATCCGCAAACTTGATGAGTTCCCAGCCTTCAACTCCAAGTCGGTTAAGATCTTCTTTTGTCTTTGACCACTCACTGAACCTTATCTCTTTAACATCATATTCCCAGATGGTCATTTAATCATCTCCAGTAAAGTTGGGTAAAGTTAACTCATATATTAAGTTGTGGCATCTGCTATATTTATCTTTTTAAAAAATAGAATTGCGATCAAAGCAAGTAAAGTTGAGTTATAGTTTGATCTGGGAATTGATCTTGAAATTGGGTTGACACCCGGGTTTCTTGAGAGGAATGAGTAAAAAGGAAAAATTGTTGAGAGTTGATTTAAACAAATCAATTCAAATCTCAACCAGTTTATACTCCCGGCTTCCAAGCCCGATTTCTTCTCCATATTTGAGCTGATGAGTTCCGTCAACCTTTGGCCAGGCGCCCTTGAATTTATCGGCTCCGGCTTCGTGGTTAAATTGCAGGGAGGAGCTGACAAGCCCTTTCTGATTATTTACGAGGTCGTAACTTGCCTGGTCAAGGGCAACAGGATCAGTTGAAGCCAGGATTCCTATATCCGGCACAATAGGCGCATCGCTCCAGGGCACACAGTCGCAGTCAGGTGTAATTTTAAGCAGGAAATTAATATAACCTACCCTGTTTTCCTTTCCTTTCACCGCGCCATATGCGTATTCTGTAACGCATTCCAGAAACTCCGGGATGTCGTTTTCCCAGTCGATATCAATTGCCTCCGACGGACAGGCTTCCATACATTGCCCGCAGCTTATGCAGATATTAGGCTCGATCATTGAAACCTCGCCTACAAGAGCAGAAGCTCCAACCGGACAGATCTCAACGCATTTCCCGCAGGCTACGCACTTTTCTTCAACAACGTGCGGGCTTGTCCTGAAGTGCTGTTCTTTCTTGCCGGCTGCGGGAGCACAGCCCATAGCAAGATTTTTGATAGCCCCTCCAAAACCGGCTACGATATGCCCCTTAAAATGGGACATCACAATCATGGAGTCCGCAGCAGCAATATCTGACCCTATTTTTACGGAATTGAAATGCTTCAGCCCGATCTCGACCTCTGCCGCGTTCTGGCTCTTCAAGCCGTCCGATATAATAAGTGGAGCCCGGACGACGGAATAATCAAAACCATGTTCTATTGCTGTTGTCAGATGATCGACGGCATTATGCCGGCTGCCCGAATAAAGTGTATTCGTATCCGTGATAAACGGTTTTGCCCCGGCTGCCCGGACCTTTTCTACAACCTGCCGTACAAAGACCGGATTTATGTATCCATCGTTCCCATACTCTCCAAAATGAACCTTTATTGCAGTCAGGTCGTCTGACCCCAGAAGCTCAACAAACCCTGCTTCATCAAAAAGCCTCTGAATCTTGCTGATGGTATTTACCTGTGGGTTTCTAGCCCTGAGATCTGCAAAATAAACTTTACTTGCCGTTTACGTCCCTCCTAATCTAGATTTATGCTTTATCCTGAATGTGAAATTAAAAGTGTGAAGTTAAGAAAGTGTTTTTTATTTTTAGGTATTGCGCTGGATGGAAAGAAAAGTTACTGGTCAATAAAGTTCACATATCACAAAGATTCTGTAAAAAATTTAAAATATGTTTGGATGGCGATAAATTCCTGATAATTCTTAATTCTTGGTAATTCCTGCCTAAAATCGAAATATCTTATAAATCTTATCTTACGACTTTCCAGTAAATCTCTTATATTTTTAATATCCACCGCTATTTTCTTGAATCTTTCCTTTTCAAGCCGCTTTTGTTAAGTAAAATTACAGGTCTTGCCCCGGAGGAATATACAATTGCGAGATACCTTTCAAGTCTTTTAAGGTTGAGATCCTTTCCCACGGCAGTCACAATAAAAATGGTATCAAGATTTGCAGCAATTACCTGCTCCTCACCCTCGTTTCCTGCTGCCCCTCTTGAGAGGCAGGTTCTCCTGGGAAGGACATTAACAATCATTCGGGAGCCCAGTTCTGGCTGGTCAAACAAAACGACATAATCTCCTACAGCTGGCTGCTTCCCGATTTTCTGGAGTGCACCGGAAATTCCAGCCTGCACGACAGCTCCAGGGATAAGAACCTCACAGACCGTTTTATGCCTTGATGCGACTCTTCCGGGAATGTAAGAACCCTTGTAAGCAGAAAAAGCCAGTTCAAGCTTTTTGTTCCAGC
The Methanosarcina thermophila TM-1 genome window above contains:
- the amrS gene encoding AmmeMemoRadiSam system radical SAM enzyme; the protein is MGIDVIKDAMLYEKIGDNKVHCNLCAQSCKIPPGKRGFCGVRENRDGQLYTLIYGTVSSEAVDPIEKKPLYHFYPGSYAYSVGSIGCNFRCKHCQNWAISQACLEEAYTMDILPGELIERALLSRSSSIAWTYNEPTIWHEYTYECAKLAKDAGLATIYVTNGYMTPDALKHIAPYLDAANIDIKAFNEKFYHNVASAKLAPVLEASVLAKQLGIHVEITTLIIPGANDSLDELRELSKWVYKNLGPETPLHFTRFHPQYKMQNVSPTPIKTMQEACKIATEEGLKYVYMGNVPGSERNNTFCPNCGKLLIARGLFAIEKYDITPEKTCPKCGEHIPIIGEYAGLKEASDEYGY
- a CDS encoding DUF362 domain-containing protein — its product is MSKIQRLFDEAGFVELLGSDDLTAIKVHFGEYGNDGYINPVFVRQVVEKVRAAGAKPFITDTNTLYSGSRHNAVDHLTTAIEHGFDYSVVRAPLIISDGLKSQNAAEVEIGLKHFNSVKIGSDIAAADSMIVMSHFKGHIVAGFGGAIKNLAMGCAPAAGKKEQHFRTSPHVVEEKCVACGKCVEICPVGASALVGEVSMIEPNICISCGQCMEACPSEAIDIDWENDIPEFLECVTEYAYGAVKGKENRVGYINFLLKITPDCDCVPWSDAPIVPDIGILASTDPVALDQASYDLVNNQKGLVSSSLQFNHEAGADKFKGAWPKVDGTHQLKYGEEIGLGSREYKLVEI
- the rsgA gene encoding GTPase RsgA, translating into MNNHRETESSGHNSVHSDADTIPGWNKKLELAFSAYKGSYIPGRVASRHKTVCEVLIPGAVVQAGISGALQKIGKQPAVGDYVVLFDQPELGSRMIVNVLPRRTCLSRGAAGNEGEEQVIAANLDTIFIVTAVGKDLNLKRLERYLAIVYSSGARPVILLNKSGLKRKDSRK